The following are from one region of the Ptychodera flava strain L36383 chromosome 15, AS_Pfla_20210202, whole genome shotgun sequence genome:
- the LOC139151988 gene encoding large ribosomal subunit protein eL38 encodes MRALQTLPVCRSHPGNLSFLQSLLYSIEVLFGEATANPRVKMPKQIMEIKDFLLTARRKDAKSVKIKKNKDNTKFKVRCSRYLYTLVIQDKEKAEKLKQSLPPGLSVKELK; translated from the exons ATGAGGGCGCTCCAGACACTGCCAGTATGCAGGTCACATCCGGGCAATCTTTCCTTTCTGCAGAGCCTTCTGTATTCGATAG AGGTCTTGTTCGGAGAAGCTACTGCAAATCCTCGCGTCAAAATG CCTAAACAGATTATGGAAATCAAAGACTTCCTGCTGACAGCAAGGAGGAAAGATGCAAAAT CCGTCAAGATCAAGAAGAACAAAGACAACACCAAATTCAAGGTGCGATGTAGCAGATATCTGTACACATTGGTCATCCAAGATAAAGAGAAGGCAGAAAAACTGAAACAGTCATTGCCCCCAG GTCTCTCTGTGAAAGAACTGAAGTAG